The genomic region GTGGTTTGGCCCATAAAACCTTTTACTAAAGAGGTGTGGTTTTGGCAAAGCATGGTTGGTATAGGATCCCACTTTGCAGAAAAATCCATGAGCGTAAAATAATCTGTTTCCTTCCTTACCGTTTTTCTTTTCGAGGTCATGTCTATGGAAGAAAACTCATATTCCATGGGGTTACGCTCCAAAATAAAATCTTTAAAGGCAAAGGTTTTAGAAAAGTCTATTTTATTTTGGTAGTTGGGAGTGGAGGGGTCTCCATCGAACATGGGTTCGCAAATATCCACTCCTTCGGCAGACAGTGCAATATCAAAACTGTCGGTTGCAGAGCACATGGCAAACATAAATCCGCCGCCAATTACATAGTCCCTAATTTTAAGGGCTACAGCTAGTTTTTCTTGGGAGACTTTGTCGTAGCCAAGTTCGGCTGCCAGCGCTTCAGCTTCTTTTTTATCGTTAATGTACCAAGGAGTGGCGCGGTATGCCCCATAAAATTTTCCATATTGCCCTGTAAAATCTTCATGGTGCAAATGCAACCAATCGTAAAGCAACAATTTTTCTTCTAGGACTTCGGTATCGTAAATAACGTCGTATGGTATTTCAGCATATGTTAAAACCATGGTAACAGCATCGTCCCAAGGTTGATTTCCTTTTGGGGAATACACAGCCATTTTTGGTGCTTTTTCCAAGATCACCGCTTCTTGGTTTTTCGAAGGACTGCTTATGTCCGTTAGGATTTCTTCTGTTTTAGAATCTGATAAAACTTCAAAAGAGACTCCACGAATTTGGCATTCTTTTCTTATTTCCTCGGCATCTGGCATTAAAAAAGATCCGCCACGGTAGTTGAGCAACCATTTAACCTTTTCATTTTTACTTAGTACCCAGTAAGTTATTCCGTAGGCCTTTAAATGGTCTTTCTGGGTTTCTGCATCCATGGGGATTAAAATATAGGAAGCAAAACCTAGCTGTATGTTGAACAAGAATAAAAAAAGGAGTATCCACATTTTATTGCGATACTCCTCATTATATATATGTTTAGTGTTTTTCAGTTTCATAGGGCCATAATCATATTCAACTGAAAAATACAATTATAAATCGAAACCTAAGTCTTTTCGGTAATACATTTTATCAAATTTGATAGTTTCCAAACTACCATAGGAAGTCTCTAAAGCCTCGGAAAAATTGTTTCCATAAGAAGTTACGGCCAAAACACGACCGCCTGACGATAATACTTTATTGTCTTTTAACTGCGTACCGGCATGGAAGACAATGGAATTTTCTACATTTTCAATCCCCTGGACCTCTTTTCCTTTTTCGTAAGCTTCAGGATAACCTCCAGAAACTGCAACTACGGTAGTGGCCGTTCTTTCATCCAATTCAAGCTCGATGGTGTTGAGGTTTCCATTGGCAACAGCTTCTAGCATGGTTACCAAATCGTTCTTTATTCTAGGAATAACAACTTCTGTTTCTGGATCGCCCATGCGAACATTGTATTCTATAACATACGGCTCGTTGTCAACTTTTATGAGTCCGATAAAAACAAAACCTTTATAGGTAATATCATCTTTTTGAAAACCTTCAATGGTGGGTTTTACAATTCGGTCTTCTACCTTTTTCATAAAAGTGTCGTCTGCAAAAGGAACTGGGGAAATGGCTCCCATGCCTCCGGTGTTAAGTCCTGTATCTCCTTCCCCAATACGTTTGTAATCTTTGGCAGTAGGGAGGGTAAGGTAGTTTTTACCATCGGTAAGCACAAAAACGCTCAATTCTATACCGCTCAAAAACTCCTCAATGACTACTTTGTTGCTGGCATTACCAAACTTGGCATCCACAAGCATGTTTTTAAGTTCCACTTTAGCCTCTTCAATATCTTGAAGAATAAGCACACCTTTTCCGGCAGCCAATCCATCTGCTTTTAAAACATAAGGAGGCTTTAATGTTTCCAGAAATTGATATCCAGCTTCCAAACTATCTGAAGTAAAGCTTTGGTATGCGGCGGTGGGGATATTATGCCTGGCCATAAATTCCTTGGCAAACTCCTTGCTACCTTCCAGGATGGCTCCGCTTTTATCGGGTCCAATTACAGGAATGGTGTTCAATTTATCATCGTCCAAAAAGAAATCGTGTATTCCTTGCACCAAAGGATCCTCTGGGCCTACTACCACCATTTCTATATTTTCTCTTATCACCAAATCTTTAATGGCAGGGAAATCGGTTACGGAAATTGCAATATTGGTGGCAATTCTTGCAGTTCCAGCATTTCCTGGAGCCACAAAGAGATTCGATGTTTTTTCACTCTGTGCTATTTTCCAAGCAAAGGTATGTTCTCTACCTCCAGAACCTAGTATAAGGATGTTCATTCTTTATAATGTTATGTTCGAAATCTATTTAAAATGTCAAAGTTACACTCTCACCGCTCAAAAACATAATTTAATAATGGAAAAAGTGACACGGTGAAATTATTAAAGTGTTGATCGGTTGTGTTTTTAAGAAGATTGATTGTAAGGAAATAGGAAAAAAGATTATTAAAGGCATATTTATAACTGTTGTCAATAGTTTTAATAAATGTAGGCAAACAAAATGTTTCTGTAGAAACGGATGATTGATTGGTAGGAATGCAACTTTAGGGTGAAGGAAAAGAATCTAAATGTTAAGGAAGCAAAACTGAGTCCTTAGGAATACAACTTGAACCTGAAGAAGCAAGGTATTAATAAATGGGAATACAACTTTATGGTGTAAGAACGGAAGAGGAAGAGGGAAGGATTGGGGGTGCTGTAAAATCCCAATGTAACCCCCACATACAAAAGCACTTATAAAAAAGATTAAAAATACTTTAAAAAGGCCTTGCAAATAAGCAGGAATAGTTTCTATATTTGCACCCGCTTTGGAAGGGAGATGATATCGACCGACCGTGGCGAAGTTCTTTAAAACAGGGTGTTTTTGCGGGTTTTATCAAAATTTGAGGGGCGATTTAAAAGTCCTGAAAAAAAACAGGGATAAAGCTTGCGGGGAACAAAAAAGTAAATTACTTTTGCACCCGCCTAACGAAAAAACACCGGGCATGCTTTAAAAGACAGGCAACGTTCTGAAAAAAGGGTTTGTTTTGGGTTTTGGTCTTAGAGTCCGCTAAGGAAAATAAAGACCAAAAAAAATTCAAAAAAAGCTTGCGGGGGACAAAAAAGAGTTTTACTTTTGCACCCGCTTTAAGAACGAAGGTTTTTTAGGGCAAAAAATAAAAGACGAATACGAGTTCATTGAAATATTGTTGACAGCACGATTTTATATTGTTCGATCGGTTTTAAATTGAGAGAGCAGTAGTAAGATCACCTAGTAAAATTAAGCAAAATTATTTTGAGTCTTGACTTTGAGTTATGGGCGTTAATGGTAAAATATTTAACGATCAACGATGAAGAGTTTGATCCTGGCTCAGGATGAACGCTAGCGGCAGGCCTAACACATGCAAGTCGAGGGGTAGATAGGGCTTGCTCTATTGAGACCGGCGCACGGGTGCGTAACGCGTATGCAACCTACCTTTTACAAAGGGATAGCCCGGAGAAATCCGGATTAATACCTTATAGTATTGCGAATGAGCATTCATTTGCAATTAAAGTTTCGGCGGTAAAAGATGGGCATGCGTCCTATTAGCTAGATGGAGTGGTAACGGCACCCCATGGCAACGATAGGTAGGGGTCCTGAGAGGGAGATCCCCCACACTGGTACTGAGACACGGACCAGACTCCTACGGGAGGCAGCAGTGAGGAATATTGGACAATGGGCGGAAGCCTGATCCAGCCATGCCGCGTGCAGGAAGACGGCCCTATGGGTTGTAAACTGCTTTTATACAAGAAGAATAAGGGGCACGTGTGCCCCGATGACGGTACTGTATGAATAAGCACCGGCTAACTCCGTGCCAGCAGCCGCGGTAATACGGAGGGTGCAAGCGTTATCCGGAATCATTGGGTTTAAAGGGTCCGTAGGCGGGTGTATAAGTCAGGGGTGAAAGTCTGTCGCTCAACGATAGAATTGCCTTTGATACTGTACATCTTGAATTGGTAGGAAGTGGTTGGAATGAGTAGTGTAGCGGTGAAATGCATAGATATTACTCAGAACACCGATTGCGAAGGCAGATCACTACTACTTGATTGACGCTGATGGACGAAAGCGTGGGGAGCGAACAGGATTAGATACCCTGGTAGTCCACGCCGTAAACGATGGATACTAGCTGTTGGGCCTTCGGGCTCAGTGGCTAAGCGAAAGTGATAAGTATCCCACCTGGGGAGTACGTTCGCAAGAATGAAACTCAAAGGAATTGACGGGGGCCCGCACAAGCGGTGGAGCATGTGGTTTAATTCGATGATACGCGAGGAACCTTACCAGGGCTTAAATGTAGTCTGACAGGACTGGAAACAGTTTTTTCTTCGGACAGATTACAAGGTGCTGCATGGTTGTCGTCAGCTCGTGCCGTGAGGTGTCAGGTTAAGTCCTATAACGAGCGCAACCCCTGCCGTTAGTTGCCAGCGAGTCATGTCGGGAACTCTAGCGGGACTGCCGGTGCAAACCGAGAGGAAGGTGGGGATGACGTCAAATCATCACGGCCCTTACGTCCTGGGCCACACACGTGCTACAATGGTCGGTACAGAGAGCAGCCAGTGGGCGACCACGAGCGAATCTATAAAACCGATCACAGTTCGGATCGGAGTCTGCAACTCGACTCCGTGAAGCTGGAATCGCTAGTAATCGGATATCAGCCATGATCCGGTGAATACGTTCCCGGGCCTTGTACACACCGCCCGTCAAGCCATGGAAGCTGGGGGTACCTGAAGTCGGTGACCGCAAGGAGCTGCCTAGGGTAAAACTGGTAACTGGGGCTAAGTCGTAACAAGGTAGCCGTACCGGAAGGTGCGGCTGGAACACCTCCTTTCTAGAGAAACCATGGAGTTCTTAACGAGAGGGCAAGGGTAGGAATGGTTTTGCTTAACGCTGTCAATAAATATAACATAAGAAACAGTCTCGTAGCTCAGCTGGTTAGAGCGCTACACTGATAATGTAGAGGTCGGCAGTTCGAGTCTGCCCGAGACTACAAAAAGGTCGAGGGGCGGCGAGAAGTTCATCGCGACATTTATCGTCGTGAAGTCTGCCCGGGACTACAAAAGGTCGAGGGGGCAACGGGAGTTGCCAAACGGGCACACGTTCATAAAAGTAACATATTGAAAGGAAATTCTGGAAGCTAGAGAGTTCTAAATTCGTAATTCTGAATTCAAAAATTCTGAATTCCAAATTGGGGGATTAGCTCAGCTGGCTAGAGCGCCTGCCTTGCACGCAGGAGGTCATCGGTTCGACTCCGATATTCTCCACGACGGCACACAAACGCATTTTTTGTGGTGGTTATCAAAAAAGCTACAAGAAAGCGGCCGGAACGTTCATTGACATATTGAGATAAAGAGATACGAGAAAGTATTGCGAAGAGCAATACATTTTAAGTAGACTATAGAGAAAAGAATCTTAAGTTCTGTAAACAATTGCACGATTGTTTATGGGAACAGTAATAGAATAAAAGAGCAAAAAGTACAATAAGCTATGTAAGGGCGTATGGGGAATGCCTAGGCTCTCAGAGGCGATGAAGGACGTGATAAGCTGCGAAAAGCTGCGGGGAGTGGCACACACACATTGATCCGCAGGTATCCGAATGGGGCAACCCGGCATATTGAAGATATGTCACCTATTTATAGGAGTGAACCTGCCGAACTGAAACATCTAAGTAAGCAGAGGAGAAGAAAACAAGAGTGATTCCGCTAGTAGTGGCGAGCGAACGCGGAACAGCCCAAACCAATGTTGTTACGGCAACACTGGGGTAGTAGGACCACGACATTTGATGTATTTTGAACTGGAACCCTTTGGAAAGAGGGGCCATAGAAGGTGATAGCCCTGTATAGGCAAGAAATATGATCGATAGTGGTATCCTGAGTAGTGCGGGGCACGTGAAACCCTGTATGAATCCGGCGGGACCATCCGCTAAGGCTAAATACTCCTGAGAGACCGATAGTGAACCAGTACCGTGAGGGAAAGGTGAAAAGTACCCTGAATAAGGGAGTGAAATAGAACCTGAAACCATACGCTTACAAGCGGTCGGAGTGCTGACCTTGCGTCAGTATGACGGCGTGCCTTTTGCATAATGAGCCTACGAGTTACTTTTACTAGCGAGGTTAAGTACTTCAGGTACGGATCCGTAGCGAAAGCGAGTCTGAACAGGGCGCCATAGTTAGTAGTAGTAGACGCGAAACCGTGTGATCTACCCATGGGCAGGGTGAAGCTGTGGTAACACACAGTGGAGGCCCGAACCCGTTGACGTTGAAAAGTCTTGGGATGACCTGTGGGTAGGGGTGAAAGGCCAATCAAACTCGGAAATAGCTCGTACTCCCCGAAATGCATTTAGGTGCAGCGTTGATTTATAGTTTTATAGAGGTAGAGCTACTGATTGGATGCGGGGGCTTCACCGCCTACCAATTCCTGACAAACTCCGAATGCTATAAAATGTTTTTCAGCAGTGAGGGCATGGGTGCTAAGGTCCATGTCCGAGAGGGAAAGAACCCGGACCATCCGCTAAGGTCCCCAAGTGTATACTAAGTTGAAAAAACGCGGTTTGATTGCTTAGACAGCTAGGATGTTGGCTTGGAAGCAGCCATTCATTTAAAGAGTGCGTAACAGCTCACTAGTCGAGCGATCGAGCATGGATAATAATCGGGCATAAGTATACCACCGAAGCGATGGATTTGTATGTAAATACGAGTGGTAGGGGAGCATTCCAAACTGGGCAGAAGGTGGACTGTGAGGTCTGCTGGACCGTTTGGAAAAGAAAATGTAGGCATAAGTAACGATAATGCGGGCGAGAAACCCGCACGCCGAAAAACCAAGGTTTCCTCAGCTATGCTAATCAGCTGAGGGTTAGTCAGGGCCTAACGCGAACCCGAAGGGGGCAGTGGATGGACAACAGGTTAATATTCCTGTACCTGCACATAGATAAAAGTGACGGAGGCGGAAAGTTGGTGCGTGCTGACGGAATAGCACGTTGAAGGGAGTGGCAACACCCCGATAGTACACTAAGGCTACGGCTGCGGTGATAATCCAGCGGACCGACTTCCAAGAAAAGCGATATGTGCAGCCTGTACCGCAAACCGACACAGGTGGTTGGGATGAGTATTCTAAGGCGCTCGAGAGATTCATGGCTAAGGAACTAGGCAAAATAGACCTGTAACTTCGGGAGAAAGGTCGCCCCGACGGTCAAACGTCGGGGCCGCAGTGAAAAGGTCCAGGCGACTGTTTATCAAAAACACAGGGCTCTGCTAAATCGAAAGATGATGTATAGGGCCTGACACCTGCCCGGTGCTGGAAGGTTAAGGGGAGATGTTACCCCGAGCAATCGGGGGAAGCATTGAACTGAAGCCCCAGTAAACGGCGGCCGTAACTATAACGGTCCTAAGGTAGCGAAATTCCTTGTCGGGTAAGTTCCGACCTGCACGAATGGTGTAACGATCTGGACACTGTCTCGGCCATGAGCTCGGTGAAATTGTAGTATCGGTGAAGATGCCGATTACCCGCTGTGGGACGAAAAGACCCCGTGCACCTTTACTATAGCTTCGTATTGACTTTGGATAAGTGATGTGTAGGATAGGTGGGAGACTTTGATCATGTATCGCCAGGTATGTGTGAGTCATTGTTGAAATACCACCCTTTACTTATTCGGAGCCTAACTTCTTTTTAGAAGGACAGTGCGTGGTGGGTAGTTTGACTGGGGTGGTCGCCTCCAAAAGAGTAACGGAGGCTTCTAAAGGTTCCCTCAGCACGCTTGGTAACCGTGCGTAGAGTGCAATGGCACAAGGGAGCTTGACTGAGAGACCTACAAGTCGATCAGGTACGAAAGTAGAGCATAGTGATCCGGTGGTTCCGCATGGAAGGGCCATCGCTCAAAGGATAAAAGGTACGCCGGGGATAACAGGCTGATCTCCCCAAGAGCTCACATCGACGGGGGGTTTGGCACCTCGATGTCGGCTCGTCACATCCTGGGGCTGGAGAAGGTCCCAAGGGTTGGGCTGTTCGCCCATTAAAGTGGCACGCGAGCTGGGTTCAGAACGTCGTGAGACAGTTCGGTCTCTATCTACAGTGGGCGTTAGAAATTTGAGTGGATCTGACTCTAGTACGAGAGGACCGAGTTGGACCAACCGCTGGTGTAGCTGTTGTCCCGCCAGGGGCATGGCAGCGTAGCTATGTTGGGAAGGGATAAGCGCTGAAAGCATATAAGCGCGAAACCCGCCACAAGATGAGATTTCTTTAAAGGGCCGTGGGAGACGACCACGTTGATAGGCTACAGGTGTAAAGGCAGTAATGTCACAGCCGAGTAGTACTAATAACCCGTAAGCTTATGTACAACAGTCCCCTTGCCTTTGCAAAGGGCAAGGGGGCGCAAACTCTTTTAAATTCTGTACGTTTTTTCTCAAATAGGTACTTTTCCAGTGTTTTTTTATCTCCATATGTTAACTTATTAAAGGCCCCACCTGACCTCCCCCAAGGGGAGGGACAAGGGGAACATTATCCCGCCCCCCTCCTTTGGAGGGGCCGGGGGAGGCTTTAAGATTTAAGGTGGTTATAGCGACGGGGCTCACCTCTTCCCATTCCGAACAGAGCAGTTAAGCCCGCCAGCGCCGATGGTACTACATCCTTGTGGGAGAGTAGGTCGCCGCCTTCTTTGCCTGCCAACGGCAGGTTTATACACAATCCCGACTTCCGGATGGAACGTCGGGATTTTTTTTTGCCCCTTCCCGAAAGTTACGGGGGCACACATGGTGCCCTTGGGCACGGCAACTGGCCACTATCTTTCCTATATCCAAAGGATTATTGAGTAATCCTAGTATATACAATACGGTTTTTAGAGTATTCTTAAAATCCTTTTCTTCTTCGAAATGGGATCGGGTAAAAATTAGTTAAGAATACGGTCATGCACTACTAAAGTGCGTTAATGAGGTAATCAGAAGGGAATCGTTCTAAATCTAAGCGATCTATAGGGTTATTTTTATTGTATATACAGATCAATTGTCTTGAAGCTTTTTTGTGTATAATTTCGAGTGTATATCATATGGTGCTTATCGAAGAGTTGCAAAAAAAAGAGTCCGACGCAAAACGCCGGACTCTCCCACACTTTAAAAATTAAATAAATTATTTAATCTCTTCTCGGCTTTCTATCGCCTCTATTATCTCTAGATCTATTATCCCTGTTTCCATCTCTTTCACGTGGTGGTCTTTCCTTATAACCTTCCGGTTTTGGTAAAATTGCTTTACGGGATACTTTTTCTTTTCTCGTTTTAGGGTCTATACCGAAATATTTAACCTCAAATACATCACCTAAGTTTACCACATCGGTAACATTGTCTGTACGTTCCCAAGCAAGTTCCGAGATATGTAATAAAACTTCGTTCCCCGGTGCTTCTGTATATTCTACAACGGCACCGAAATCTAGCATTTTAATTACTTTAACCTCGTACACTTCACCTTTTTCCGGCTTGAAAGTGATCGAGTCGATTTTGGCCAATACAGCTTCGATACCTTCGCTGCCAACTCCTAGAATTTCCACAATACCTTCCTCGGTAACAGGATCTTCATTGATAACAATTTCAGTATTTGTTTCTTTTTGAAGTTCTTGTATTACTTTTCCACCAGGACCAATTAAAGCACCTATAAATTCATTAGGAATACGTCTAGTAACCATTTTAGGTGAATGCTCTTTTACATCTTTGTTTGGAGCTGCAATGGTGTCTGTTAATTTTTCTAAGATATGTAAACGTCCTTCGCGAGCTTGTTTTAGTGCATTCACTAAAATCTCATAGCTCAAACCTTTTACCTTAATATCCATTTGGCAAGCAGTAATACCGTCTGCGGTACCTGTTACTTTAAAGTCCATATCTCCTAAATGATCTTCGTCACCTAAAATATCGGATAGAACTGCATATTTTCCAGAATCAGCGTCAGAAATTAATCCCATAGCGATACCAGAAACTGGTTTCTTTAATTGAACCCCAGCATCCATAAGGGCCATCGTTCCAGCACATACTGTAGCCATAGAAGAAGAACCGTTAGATTCCAACACCTCTGAAACCACACGAACCGTGTAAGGACAGTCGTCTGGAACCATACCTTTTAAAGCACGTTGAGCCAAATTCCCATGACCAACTTCACGACGGGAAGTACCACGAATTGGGCGTGCTTCCCCTGTTGAAAAAGGAGGGAAGTTGTAATGTAAATAGAAACGTTCTTCCCCTTCGAAAGATGGCATGTCTATTTGGTTGGCTTCCCGGCTGGTACCTAAGGTAACTGTAGCCAATGCTTGGGTTTCCCCACGTGTAAATATAGAAGATCCATGGGTGGATGGTAGGTAGTCTACTTCACACCAAATAGGTCTAATTTCATTTGTTTTACGGCCGTCTAATCTCAAACCTTCATTAAGCGTTAAATCTCTAACAGCTGCTTTTTCTGCTTTGCTGTAGTATTTGGATATTAGATCGCCAAATTCTTCTTGTTCCTCTTCAGAAAAGGAAGCAATTATTTCTTCTTTAATTTCTCCAAATGCGGCACCTCTTTCATGTTTTGAAGATCCAGCTTTTGCGACAGCATAAACTTTGTCGTAAGCCATTTTATGAACTTTTTCTTCTAAATCCTCATCTTCATTCTCAGGTTCGTATTCTCGAGTTTCTTTTTTACCAAACGCTTCAGCTAATTTTACTTGAGCAGCACATTGAACTTTAATGGCTTCGTGCGCAAACTTAATTGCCTCAGCCATTTCTTCTTCAGAAATCTCATCCATTTCACCCTCTACCATCATCACAGAATCTGCGGAAGCTCCAATCATCATATCGATGTCAGATTCCAATAACTGGGCTCTTGTTGGGTTGATGATAAATTCACCATTTACACGACCAACCCTTACTTCAGAAATAGCACATTCGAAAGGTAAGTCGGATAATTGAATAGCTGCAGATGCGGCTAATCCTGCCATGGCGTCTGGCATAACGTCTTCATCATGAGACATTAATTGAATCATCACCTGTGTTTCAGCGTGATAATCTTTTGGGAATAATGGACGTAATACACGGTCTACTAATCGCATGGTTAGTACTTCGCCGTCACTGGGTCTGGCTTCTCTTTTAAAGAACCCTCCAGGATATCTTCCGGCAGCGGCAAATTTTTCTCTGTAATCTACCGTTAATGGCAAAAAGTCTACATCAGATTGTTTGTAGTTGGAAACAACAGTACATAAAAGCATGCATTTTCCAGATTGTACCACAACACTTCCGTGTGCCTGTTTTGCTAGTTTCCCAGTTTCAAGAGTAATGGTTCTACCATCTCCCAAATCAATAATTTCTTGTTTTACTTCAGGAATCATAAAGTTTTTAATTTACCTGCAAATGCAGGGAGTTAAACAATGGGTTTCCGCGCATGGCGGAAGTAGTTGTGTTGTTGTTGCCCAATGAAAAACTATTAATTTTAAGCTTTTTTGTCCACCAAGTGGATCTGTATTTCAGAAACTTATAATGAAATAAGTAATTGATTTATTTATAAGTGCTAAAGGTAGTAATTATAGTTGTATCTGCGGTAAGAAATTAACTGTCAGATTGTTTTTAGGGGCGAGCCTTTTGGGAAGGGATGCTTAAAAACAAAAAAAAAGGGAGCAATTTGCTCCCTTATGTCTTACTTTCTTAATCCTAATTCTTTGATGATCGCACGATATCTTTCAATATCCTTCTTCTTCAAATAATCAAGTAGGCTTCTTCTTTTACCTACTAATCTAACTAGGGAACGCTCTGTGTTGAAATCTTTACGATTCTTTTTTAA from Galbibacter sp. BG1 harbors:
- a CDS encoding asparagine synthetase B; the protein is MWILLFLFLFNIQLGFASYILIPMDAETQKDHLKAYGITYWVLSKNEKVKWLLNYRGGSFLMPDAEEIRKECQIRGVSFEVLSDSKTEEILTDISSPSKNQEAVILEKAPKMAVYSPKGNQPWDDAVTMVLTYAEIPYDVIYDTEVLEEKLLLYDWLHLHHEDFTGQYGKFYGAYRATPWYINDKKEAEALAAELGYDKVSQEKLAVALKIRDYVIGGGFMFAMCSATDSFDIALSAEGVDICEPMFDGDPSTPNYQNKIDFSKTFAFKDFILERNPMEYEFSSIDMTSKRKTVRKETDYFTLMDFSAKWDPIPTMLCQNHTSLVKGFMGQTTAYDPNTIRPTVLTLAENKVNGEARYIHGIKGKGFFTFYGGHDPEDYQHRVGDPKTELELHPNSPGYRLILNNVLFPAAKKKRQKT
- the rpsO gene encoding 30S ribosomal protein S15, producing MYLAKEVKADIFKKYAGDENNTGSAEGQIALFTHRIDHLTGHLKKNRKDFNTERSLVRLVGKRRSLLDYLKKKDIERYRAIIKELGLRK
- a CDS encoding polyribonucleotide nucleotidyltransferase, giving the protein MIPEVKQEIIDLGDGRTITLETGKLAKQAHGSVVVQSGKCMLLCTVVSNYKQSDVDFLPLTVDYREKFAAAGRYPGGFFKREARPSDGEVLTMRLVDRVLRPLFPKDYHAETQVMIQLMSHDEDVMPDAMAGLAASAAIQLSDLPFECAISEVRVGRVNGEFIINPTRAQLLESDIDMMIGASADSVMMVEGEMDEISEEEMAEAIKFAHEAIKVQCAAQVKLAEAFGKKETREYEPENEDEDLEEKVHKMAYDKVYAVAKAGSSKHERGAAFGEIKEEIIASFSEEEQEEFGDLISKYYSKAEKAAVRDLTLNEGLRLDGRKTNEIRPIWCEVDYLPSTHGSSIFTRGETQALATVTLGTSREANQIDMPSFEGEERFYLHYNFPPFSTGEARPIRGTSRREVGHGNLAQRALKGMVPDDCPYTVRVVSEVLESNGSSSMATVCAGTMALMDAGVQLKKPVSGIAMGLISDADSGKYAVLSDILGDEDHLGDMDFKVTGTADGITACQMDIKVKGLSYEILVNALKQAREGRLHILEKLTDTIAAPNKDVKEHSPKMVTRRIPNEFIGALIGPGGKVIQELQKETNTEIVINEDPVTEEGIVEILGVGSEGIEAVLAKIDSITFKPEKGEVYEVKVIKMLDFGAVVEYTEAPGNEVLLHISELAWERTDNVTDVVNLGDVFEVKYFGIDPKTRKEKVSRKAILPKPEGYKERPPRERDGNRDNRSRDNRGDRKPRRD
- the purD gene encoding phosphoribosylamine--glycine ligase — its product is MNILILGSGGREHTFAWKIAQSEKTSNLFVAPGNAGTARIATNIAISVTDFPAIKDLVIRENIEMVVVGPEDPLVQGIHDFFLDDDKLNTIPVIGPDKSGAILEGSKEFAKEFMARHNIPTAAYQSFTSDSLEAGYQFLETLKPPYVLKADGLAAGKGVLILQDIEEAKVELKNMLVDAKFGNASNKVVIEEFLSGIELSVFVLTDGKNYLTLPTAKDYKRIGEGDTGLNTGGMGAISPVPFADDTFMKKVEDRIVKPTIEGFQKDDITYKGFVFIGLIKVDNEPYVIEYNVRMGDPETEVVIPRIKNDLVTMLEAVANGNLNTIELELDERTATTVVAVSGGYPEAYEKGKEVQGIENVENSIVFHAGTQLKDNKVLSSGGRVLAVTSYGNNFSEALETSYGSLETIKFDKMYYRKDLGFDL